One genomic window of Cupriavidus malaysiensis includes the following:
- the fmt gene encoding methionyl-tRNA formyltransferase gives MPPVQPLRVAFAGTPEFARAALEAIHAAGFPVVAVLSQPDRPAGRGMQLQASPVKQYALAQGLGPVLQPRSLRRQGKYPEEAGAAVDALAGIAPDVMVVAAYGLILPAEVLALPRHGCINIHGSLLPRWRGAAPIHRAIEAGDAETGITLMQMDEGLDTGAMLACEATPIAADDSTGSLHDKLAAQGARMVVQALERLARGETLGATPQPADGVTYAEKIGKEEARLDLRRPAAVLARQVRAFTPFPGATVQIGDTVIKCWQARAEPAPAAPAAPAGTVLAADADGVLVACGEGALRVTELQRPGGRRQAAQSFLQGMPLAAGSRCALPDGQV, from the coding sequence ATGCCACCTGTCCAGCCTCTGCGCGTCGCCTTCGCCGGCACGCCCGAATTCGCCCGCGCCGCCCTCGAAGCCATCCACGCCGCCGGTTTCCCCGTGGTGGCCGTGCTCAGCCAGCCCGACCGCCCGGCCGGACGTGGCATGCAGCTGCAGGCCAGCCCGGTCAAGCAGTACGCGCTGGCGCAGGGCCTGGGACCGGTATTGCAGCCGCGCTCCCTGCGCCGCCAGGGCAAGTACCCGGAAGAGGCGGGCGCCGCCGTCGATGCGCTGGCCGGCATCGCCCCCGATGTGATGGTGGTGGCCGCCTACGGCCTGATCCTGCCGGCCGAGGTGCTGGCGCTGCCGCGCCACGGCTGCATCAATATCCATGGCTCGCTGCTGCCGCGCTGGCGCGGTGCTGCGCCGATCCACCGCGCCATCGAGGCGGGCGATGCCGAGACCGGCATCACGCTGATGCAGATGGACGAGGGCCTGGACACCGGCGCGATGCTCGCGTGCGAGGCCACGCCGATCGCGGCGGACGACAGCACCGGCAGCCTGCACGACAAGCTGGCCGCGCAAGGCGCACGCATGGTGGTGCAAGCGCTGGAGCGCCTGGCGCGCGGCGAGACGCTGGGCGCCACCCCGCAACCCGCGGACGGGGTCACCTATGCGGAGAAGATCGGCAAGGAAGAAGCGCGCCTGGACCTGCGCCGGCCGGCGGCAGTGCTGGCGCGCCAGGTGCGGGCCTTCACTCCGTTTCCGGGCGCCACCGTGCAGATCGGCGACACCGTCATCAAGTGCTGGCAGGCCCGGGCCGAGCCTGCGCCCGCCGCGCCTGCCGCGCCGGCGGGCACCGTGCTGGCGGCCGACGCGGATGGCGTGCTGGTCGCCTGCGGCGAAGGCGCGCTGCGCGTCACGGAACTGCAGCGACCGGGCGGACGGCGCCAGGCGGCACAGTCCTTCCTGCAGGGCATGCCGCTGGCAGCGGGCAGCCGCTGCGCCCTGCCGGACGGGCAGGTATGA
- the def gene encoding peptide deformylase, whose amino-acid sequence MAKLDILTYPDPRLHTVAKPVAVVDDRIRQLVKDMAETMYEAPGIGLAATQVNVHEQVVVIDISESRDELMVFINPEVVWASDNRKVWEEGCLSVPEVYDRVERPDRVRVRALNEKGETFEIDADDLLAVCIQHEIDHLRGKVFVEYLSPLKLNRIKSKLQKRTRSRM is encoded by the coding sequence ATGGCTAAACTCGATATCCTGACCTATCCCGATCCCCGCCTGCACACCGTGGCCAAGCCCGTCGCGGTGGTGGACGACCGCATCCGCCAGCTGGTCAAGGACATGGCCGAGACCATGTACGAAGCACCCGGCATCGGCCTGGCCGCCACGCAGGTCAACGTGCACGAGCAGGTGGTGGTCATCGATATCTCGGAGAGCCGCGACGAGCTGATGGTCTTCATCAATCCCGAGGTGGTGTGGGCCAGCGACAACCGCAAGGTGTGGGAAGAAGGGTGCCTGTCGGTGCCCGAGGTCTACGACCGCGTCGAGCGTCCGGACCGGGTCCGCGTGCGTGCGCTCAACGAGAAGGGCGAGACCTTCGAGATCGACGCGGACGATCTGCTGGCGGTCTGCATCCAGCACGAGATCGACCACCTGCGCGGCAAGGTCTTCGTCGAATACCTGTCGCCGCTCAAGCTCAACCGCATCAAGTCCAAGCTGCAGAAGCGCACGCGCAGCCGCATGTGA
- a CDS encoding LysM peptidoglycan-binding domain-containing protein: MRNLTKEHRAARGRGQHALVRLLMSVAGLAAATGMPLRATSGELPERTVTPAQQRTAEAAVQGIPATDLAPAAPSQYTVRSGDTLWDISGRFLRQPWRWPELWGMNRQQVRNPHLIYPGQVLYLHLRDGRAWLSTTPIGEGGTVRLSPRVRSDGADAAAIPSIPARDIEPFLTRPLVVDQGTLQTSARIVALPEARVYLGRGENAYVRGIAAADGLPGSDWQVFKPVEPVRDPGTGKVLGYQADYQGNARLLRGPEGADAVATVNITQAQQEMGVGSLLLPQPAREPVRYVPHAPDVEVAGRIAAVYGGVQYGGAKQVVVLNVGANAGLEPGNVLALSRTGEVVRDRTADNRKIVLPDERYGLAFVFRVFPGVSYALVTDASSVVQVGDSAASPR; this comes from the coding sequence ATGCGCAATCTTACCAAAGAGCACCGGGCGGCGCGGGGCCGCGGGCAGCATGCGCTTGTGCGCCTGCTGATGAGTGTGGCGGGCCTGGCCGCGGCAACGGGAATGCCGCTCCGGGCCACCTCCGGCGAACTGCCCGAGCGCACCGTGACGCCGGCGCAGCAGCGCACGGCGGAGGCCGCCGTGCAGGGCATACCGGCCACCGACCTGGCACCCGCCGCGCCTTCCCAGTACACGGTGCGCAGCGGCGATACCCTGTGGGACATCTCCGGCCGTTTCCTGCGCCAGCCGTGGCGCTGGCCCGAGCTGTGGGGCATGAACCGGCAGCAGGTGCGCAATCCTCATCTGATCTATCCCGGCCAGGTCCTTTACCTGCACCTGCGCGACGGCCGTGCCTGGCTGTCGACCACGCCGATCGGCGAGGGCGGCACCGTCAGGCTGTCGCCGCGCGTGCGCAGCGACGGCGCCGACGCGGCCGCCATTCCGAGCATCCCCGCCAGGGACATCGAGCCCTTCCTGACCCGGCCGCTGGTGGTGGACCAGGGCACGCTGCAGACGTCGGCCCGTATCGTCGCGCTGCCGGAGGCGCGCGTCTACCTGGGGCGCGGCGAGAATGCCTATGTGCGTGGCATCGCCGCCGCCGACGGCCTGCCCGGCAGTGACTGGCAGGTGTTCAAGCCGGTCGAGCCGGTACGCGACCCGGGTACCGGCAAGGTGCTTGGCTACCAGGCCGACTACCAGGGTAACGCGCGCCTGCTGCGCGGCCCCGAGGGGGCCGACGCCGTCGCCACCGTGAACATCACCCAGGCCCAGCAGGAGATGGGCGTCGGCAGCCTGCTGCTGCCGCAGCCTGCGCGCGAGCCGGTACGCTATGTGCCGCATGCCCCCGACGTCGAGGTGGCTGGCCGCATCGCCGCCGTCTACGGTGGCGTGCAGTACGGCGGCGCCAAGCAGGTGGTGGTGCTCAACGTCGGCGCCAATGCCGGCCTGGAACCCGGCAACGTGCTGGCGCTGTCGCGCACCGGCGAGGTGGTCAGGGACCGCACCGCGGACAACCGCAAGATCGTGCTGCCCGACGAGCGCTACGGCCTGGCCTTCGTCTTCCGTGTCTTCCCCGGCGTCTCCTACGCCCTGGTCACCGACGCCTCCAGCGTGGTGCAGGTGGGCGACAGCGCCGCTTCGCCGCGTTGA
- the dprA gene encoding DNA-processing protein DprA has product MTETGTHVAPAGGTREPAEIAAWLRLVAAPGLGPVGVRRLLSAYGLPERILAQDAAALAQLVPAGSVRALLAAPGPALAALVARTAEWAAMPGNHLLTLADAAYPAALLDLADPPPLLYLHGDLAALRRPAIALVGARSASAQGARDAQAFARALAGAGLCVVSGLAAGIDAAAHLGALEGAGGTLAVVGTGIDQVYPARHRALAGRIAGHGAMLSEFALGTPPRSHHFPQRNRLIAALARGVLVVEAAARSGSLITARLAAELGREVFAIPGSIHAPLSRGCHLLIRDGAKLVESAQDVLEELGTPGQPAAEARGAVPRGRHAAEAGCALGAALGFEPASLDELCRRSGLGASQALAGLLSLELAGLAERLPGNLFRRLA; this is encoded by the coding sequence TTGACGGAGACGGGCACGCACGTCGCGCCGGCGGGCGGCACGCGCGAGCCCGCCGAGATCGCCGCCTGGCTGCGCCTGGTGGCGGCACCGGGCCTGGGGCCGGTGGGTGTGCGCCGCTTGTTGTCGGCCTACGGCCTGCCGGAGCGGATCCTGGCGCAGGACGCCGCCGCACTGGCGCAACTGGTGCCGGCTGGCAGCGTACGGGCCCTGCTGGCCGCGCCGGGCCCCGCCCTGGCCGCGCTGGTGGCGCGCACCGCCGAGTGGGCCGCCATGCCCGGCAACCATCTGCTGACGCTGGCCGACGCGGCCTACCCGGCCGCACTGCTCGACCTGGCCGATCCACCTCCCCTGCTCTACCTGCATGGCGATCTCGCGGCGCTGCGGCGGCCGGCCATCGCCCTGGTGGGCGCGCGCAGCGCCAGCGCCCAGGGCGCGCGCGATGCGCAGGCCTTCGCGCGGGCGCTGGCCGGTGCCGGCCTGTGCGTGGTGTCGGGGCTGGCCGCCGGCATCGACGCGGCCGCCCATCTCGGCGCCCTCGAGGGCGCCGGCGGCACGCTGGCCGTGGTCGGCACCGGGATCGACCAGGTCTATCCGGCGCGGCACCGCGCCCTGGCCGGACGCATCGCCGGGCACGGCGCCATGCTCAGCGAGTTCGCGCTGGGCACGCCGCCGCGCAGCCACCATTTTCCGCAGCGCAACCGGCTGATCGCGGCCCTGGCGCGCGGCGTACTGGTGGTGGAGGCGGCAGCGCGCTCGGGCTCGCTGATCACCGCACGGCTGGCGGCCGAGCTGGGGCGCGAGGTCTTCGCCATTCCCGGCTCGATCCATGCACCGTTGTCACGCGGTTGCCACCTGCTGATCCGTGATGGCGCCAAGCTGGTCGAATCGGCGCAGGATGTGCTCGAGGAGCTGGGCACCCCCGGCCAGCCGGCCGCCGAAGCCCGTGGCGCGGTCCCGCGCGGGCGGCACGCTGCCGAGGCGGGGTGCGCGCTGGGGGCTGCCCTGGGATTCGAGCCGGCCAGTCTCGACGAACTGTGCCGGCGCAGCGGCCTGGGCGCCAGCCAGGCTCTCGCCGGCCTGCTCTCGCTCGAACTGGCCGGCCTGGCCGAGCGGCTGCCGGGCAACCTGTTCCGGCGCCTGGCTTGA
- a CDS encoding thioredoxin domain-containing protein codes for MTVYLPERDADALAQALSDRPQGRLVACLCAAWCRTCGEYQAAFAAVAAQYPRDCFVWIDVETHADRLGDLDIENFPTILVQPITGGAPQFYGTLLPHAEVLQRMLGRDVSMQGTAQELPDVLDWLLESRAH; via the coding sequence ATGACCGTTTACCTCCCCGAACGCGACGCCGACGCGCTGGCGCAGGCCCTCTCCGACCGACCGCAAGGGCGGCTGGTGGCCTGCCTGTGCGCGGCGTGGTGCCGTACCTGCGGGGAGTACCAGGCGGCGTTCGCGGCCGTGGCCGCGCAGTACCCGCGGGATTGCTTCGTCTGGATCGATGTCGAAACCCATGCCGACCGGCTGGGCGACCTCGATATTGAGAACTTTCCAACCATACTGGTGCAACCGATCACTGGTGGCGCGCCGCAATTCTATGGGACGCTGCTGCCACATGCAGAAGTGCTCCAGCGCATGCTGGGGCGCGACGTTTCGATGCAAGGGACGGCGCAGGAGTTGCCGGATGTGCTCGACTGGCTGCTTGAGAGCCGCGCACACTAG
- a CDS encoding DNA topoisomerase III: MSKALIIAEKPSVAADIARALGGFTKHDEYFENDDFVLSSAVGHLVEIAAPDEYEVKRGKWSFANLPVIPPHFDLRPIAKTESRLKVLNRLIKRKDVTGLINACDAGREGELIFRLIAQQAKAKQPVRRLWLQSMTPQAIRDGFARLREDEEMLPLADAARCRSEADWLVGINGTRAMTAFNSKGGGFFLTTVGRVQTPTLSIVVEREEKIKHFVPRDYWEVRAEFIAAAGLYEGRWYDPKFKKSELDPEARESRLWSEAEAMSIVAACRGKPGTVSEESKPSTQQSPALFDLTTLQREANSRFGFSAKNTLGLAQALYEKHKVLTYPRTDARALPEDYLGTVKQTMDMLAESSHNYLPHAKKILTNGWVKPNKRIFDNSKISDHFAIIPTLQAPKNLSEPEQKLYDLVVRRFLAVFFPAAEFQVTTRVTEVAGHHFKTEGKVLVNPGWLEIYGREAQGKDDKDANLVPVAKGEKVKTDKVEAVGLTTKPPARYNEATLLSAMEGAGKLVDDDALREAMAGKGLGTPATRAAIIEGLLTEKYLVREGRELIPTAKAFQLMTLLRGLGVEELTQAELTGEWEHKLAQIERGRLKRDEFMREIAQMTQQIVKRAKEYDSDTIPGDYATLDTPCPQCGGQVKENYRRFACTACEFSISKIPGGRQFEIEEVEELLLKKEIGPLQGFRSKMGRPFAAILKLGKDDDGHYKMEFDFGQNDDEGDGEPVDFSGQQAVGTCPKCGGAVFEHGMKYVCENTVASPKSCDFTTGKIILQQEISREQIGKLLTDGRTDLLTGFKSSRTGRNFKAFLVKQADGKIGFEFEAREPKAGAKPAAKSARAAAAADDGVATAESAVQKAPARKAAAKTTKTAAAKTTKAPAAKTAAAKKSSSGKAAA, translated from the coding sequence ATGTCAAAAGCCCTCATCATCGCGGAAAAGCCATCGGTTGCTGCCGATATCGCCCGTGCCCTCGGGGGCTTTACCAAGCACGACGAGTACTTCGAGAACGACGACTTCGTGCTGTCGTCCGCCGTGGGCCACCTGGTGGAGATCGCCGCCCCGGATGAATACGAAGTCAAGCGTGGCAAGTGGAGCTTCGCCAACCTGCCGGTGATCCCGCCGCACTTCGACCTGCGGCCCATCGCCAAGACCGAGTCGCGCCTGAAGGTGCTGAACCGGCTGATCAAGCGCAAGGACGTCACCGGCCTGATCAACGCCTGCGACGCGGGGCGCGAGGGCGAACTGATCTTCCGCCTGATCGCGCAGCAGGCCAAGGCCAAGCAGCCGGTGCGCCGGCTGTGGCTGCAGTCGATGACGCCGCAGGCGATCCGCGACGGCTTCGCGCGCCTGCGCGAGGACGAGGAGATGCTGCCGCTGGCCGACGCCGCGCGCTGCCGCTCGGAGGCCGACTGGCTGGTCGGCATCAACGGCACCCGTGCCATGACCGCCTTCAACAGCAAGGGCGGCGGCTTTTTCCTGACCACGGTGGGCCGGGTGCAGACGCCGACGCTGTCGATCGTGGTCGAGCGCGAGGAGAAGATCAAGCACTTCGTGCCGCGCGACTACTGGGAAGTGCGCGCCGAGTTCATCGCCGCCGCCGGCCTCTACGAGGGCCGCTGGTACGACCCCAAGTTCAAGAAGAGCGAGCTCGACCCCGAGGCGCGCGAATCGCGCCTGTGGAGCGAGGCCGAGGCCATGAGCATCGTCGCGGCCTGCCGCGGCAAGCCCGGCACCGTCAGCGAGGAATCCAAGCCCTCGACGCAGCAGTCGCCGGCCCTGTTCGACCTGACCACGCTGCAGCGCGAGGCCAACTCGCGCTTCGGCTTCTCGGCCAAGAACACGCTCGGGCTGGCGCAGGCGCTGTACGAGAAGCACAAGGTGCTGACCTACCCGCGTACCGATGCGCGCGCGCTGCCCGAGGACTACCTGGGCACGGTCAAGCAGACCATGGACATGCTGGCCGAGAGTTCGCACAACTACCTGCCGCACGCCAAGAAGATCCTGACCAACGGCTGGGTCAAGCCGAACAAGCGCATCTTCGACAACAGCAAGATCAGCGACCACTTCGCCATCATCCCCACGCTGCAGGCGCCGAAGAACCTGTCGGAGCCGGAGCAGAAGCTGTACGACCTGGTGGTGCGCCGCTTCCTGGCGGTGTTCTTCCCGGCCGCGGAATTCCAGGTCACCACGCGTGTCACCGAGGTGGCTGGCCATCACTTCAAGACCGAGGGCAAGGTCCTGGTCAACCCGGGCTGGCTCGAGATCTATGGCCGCGAGGCGCAGGGCAAGGACGACAAGGACGCCAACCTGGTGCCGGTGGCCAAGGGCGAGAAGGTCAAGACCGACAAGGTCGAGGCGGTGGGCCTGACCACCAAGCCGCCGGCGCGCTACAACGAAGCCACGCTGCTGTCCGCCATGGAAGGCGCCGGCAAGCTGGTGGACGACGACGCGCTGCGCGAGGCCATGGCCGGCAAGGGCCTGGGTACGCCGGCCACGCGCGCGGCCATCATCGAAGGCCTGCTGACCGAGAAGTACCTGGTGCGCGAAGGCCGCGAACTGATCCCGACCGCCAAGGCCTTCCAGCTGATGACGCTGCTGCGCGGCCTCGGCGTGGAGGAACTGACCCAGGCCGAACTGACCGGCGAGTGGGAGCACAAGCTCGCGCAGATCGAGCGCGGCCGCCTCAAGCGTGACGAGTTCATGCGCGAGATCGCGCAGATGACGCAGCAGATCGTCAAGCGCGCCAAGGAGTACGACAGCGACACCATCCCCGGCGACTACGCCACGCTGGACACGCCGTGCCCGCAGTGCGGCGGCCAGGTCAAGGAGAACTACCGCCGCTTCGCCTGTACCGCCTGCGAGTTCTCCATCAGCAAGATCCCGGGTGGGCGCCAGTTCGAGATCGAGGAAGTCGAGGAACTGCTGCTGAAGAAGGAGATCGGTCCGCTGCAGGGGTTCCGCAGCAAGATGGGCCGGCCCTTCGCCGCCATCCTCAAGCTCGGCAAGGACGACGACGGCCATTACAAGATGGAGTTCGACTTCGGCCAGAACGATGACGAAGGCGATGGCGAACCGGTGGACTTCAGCGGTCAGCAGGCCGTCGGCACATGCCCGAAGTGCGGCGGCGCGGTGTTCGAGCACGGTATGAAGTACGTCTGCGAGAACACGGTGGCCAGTCCCAAGTCCTGCGACTTCACCACCGGCAAGATCATCCTGCAGCAGGAGATCTCGCGCGAGCAGATCGGCAAGCTGCTGACCGACGGCCGCACCGACCTGCTGACCGGCTTCAAGTCTTCGCGTACCGGCCGCAATTTCAAGGCCTTCCTGGTCAAGCAGGCCGACGGCAAGATCGGCTTCGAGTTCGAGGCACGCGAGCCGAAGGCCGGGGCCAAGCCGGCGGCCAAGTCCGCGCGCGCGGCGGCGGCGGCGGACGATGGCGTGGCAACGGCCGAGAGTGCGGTGCAGAAGGCGCCGGCGCGCAAGGCGGCGGCCAAAACCACCAAGACCGCAGCGGCCAAGACCACCAAGGCCCCGGCAGCCAAGACGGCAGCGGCCAAGAAGAGCAGCAGCGGCAAGGCTGCCGCCTGA
- a CDS encoding LysR family transcriptional regulator, whose translation MDRLQSMRVFAKVVELGSFARAAQQLEMSNAVVTRYVADLESHLGTRLLNRTTRSLSLTDAGESYLQRCQQILEDVDEAESLVTARSQSLSGTLRLVAPVMFGLHLLPEMLARFQKQYPDMVFDVLLSDRIVDIVEEGRDIGIVLSDLGLGSHLVARPLLSAEIILCASPGYLRQHPPLRNAQDLANHRCILLRLPNVAHEWTLSGPEGEVTVPIRPGLLCSNAELAHQAALADMGVAMLSSYLARPNVEAGRLTHILPQYQLPRRDVSVVYPSRKFLPTKVRAFIDFLLSEGENRRA comes from the coding sequence ATGGATCGGCTGCAATCGATGCGCGTTTTCGCCAAGGTGGTTGAACTTGGCAGCTTTGCACGTGCGGCGCAGCAATTGGAGATGTCGAACGCCGTCGTCACGCGCTACGTCGCCGACCTGGAAAGCCACCTGGGCACCCGCCTGCTCAACCGCACCACGCGCAGCCTGTCGCTGACCGATGCCGGCGAGTCCTACCTGCAGCGCTGCCAGCAGATCCTGGAGGACGTCGACGAGGCCGAGTCGCTGGTCACCGCGCGCAGCCAGTCGCTGTCGGGCACCTTGCGCCTGGTCGCGCCGGTGATGTTCGGGCTGCACCTGCTGCCCGAGATGCTGGCGCGCTTCCAGAAGCAGTACCCGGACATGGTGTTCGACGTGCTGCTGTCCGACCGCATCGTCGACATCGTGGAAGAAGGGCGCGACATCGGCATCGTGCTGTCGGACCTGGGCCTGGGCTCGCACCTGGTGGCGCGGCCGCTGCTGTCGGCCGAGATCATCCTGTGTGCCTCGCCCGGCTACCTGCGCCAGCACCCGCCACTGCGCAACGCGCAGGATCTCGCCAACCACCGCTGCATCTTGCTGCGCCTGCCCAACGTGGCGCACGAATGGACCCTGTCCGGGCCGGAAGGAGAGGTGACCGTGCCGATCCGGCCAGGCCTGCTGTGCAGCAACGCCGAACTGGCGCACCAGGCGGCCCTGGCCGACATGGGCGTGGCGATGCTGTCGTCCTACCTGGCGCGTCCCAATGTGGAAGCGGGGCGCCTGACGCACATCCTGCCGCAATACCAGCTGCCGCGGCGCGACGTGAGCGTGGTCTACCCCAGCCGCAAGTTCCTGCCGACCAAGGTACGGGCCTTCATCGATTTCCTGCTGAGCGAGGGCGAGAACCGCCGCGCCTGA
- a CDS encoding YbdD/YjiX family protein has product MLEQLETFGRYLGQSLRLMVGLPDYETYVAHMQNAHPDSKPMSYEEFFRERQQARYGGGQGGRCC; this is encoded by the coding sequence ATGCTGGAGCAACTGGAGACCTTCGGCCGCTACCTCGGCCAGTCGCTGCGCCTGATGGTCGGGCTGCCCGATTACGAGACCTATGTGGCGCACATGCAGAACGCCCACCCCGACAGCAAGCCGATGAGCTATGAAGAGTTCTTCCGCGAGCGCCAGCAGGCGCGCTACGGCGGCGGGCAGGGCGGCAGGTGCTGCTGA